In a single window of the Coffea eugenioides isolate CCC68of chromosome 3, Ceug_1.0, whole genome shotgun sequence genome:
- the LOC113766143 gene encoding putative late blight resistance protein homolog R1B-17 has product MEMASRPSTCVDRVLLDLELLMNNYKRHYVAVPDVADAIRDVKFLKTFIVCARKWSQSNDLYLESDNVVKKVSLPSFLSCIDDTVHKYEEDIHSLSLRSETEEMSHTLDEPLISKFRKQIKSFKQEIIQVYVMLVSSRSLQSNSCRRDDELMEFIDLILQNLADLMPSDSFLREESQVNKSSLSAALRAELQALEVKLTFLKSFIPFAKLRGTVDIPALLLSHFEVVALNAARLSYMCSFSDDDPEKRWTNRRLYSKIYKQQRKIRAVDFQLYEIYMEALGGTRSSKSLQSTMMDKQILINFNDSLISCLWELLCCSSSFMDSMKDKMQTLYAGLRFLRSILREHYEKMDEENEKIGALLSEAGIIIFLPSLNRVKEGEVSCLESKDALVCYDMLANTNTHIKHFKDKISGPSIIDSLPNYSHSLRVQEVCKPSRHMPSKENIPTVHEVMVGLDDEAEKVIERLRSGSEQLEFVPIVGMAGLGKTTLAKKVYNDSSIIYNFHIRLWCTVSQAFNMKSLLMQILCSDGKQSSMDEELKNLNEHELLQKLYQRLKTKSYLVVFDDVWDIKVWNELRISFPDDKKRSRILFTSRFSNVASQVQYAGEPHNLRPLHEKECFELLQKKVFGKEDCPQVLRGIGMEIAKKCTGLPLAVVVVAGVLATIEHDILVWEDFARSLTSTMVSSADQCKKSLELSYEHLPYHLKACLLYFAAFQEDEIIYAKDLICLWVAEGFVEKIEGKRSEDIAEEYLMDLIGRNLVMASKSRSIGGVKTCYIHDLIFEFCKTEAKEKNFLQVLHGYDELSTFDEPPTPPRLSICSSGEDFIRSRLFCPHLGTLLFFDRIQGYDFQLVNVSFLFCIYKHLKVLNLERIYLSLTKLPTEVESLLFLRYLALTALWMRSIPSSIAKLSHLETFRLRSCEMVFLPKSVWNMKELRHVHVSGGSVVLPFASNDNVFENHSTLPNLDTLSSLCLYLDQEAESILERIPNIRQLKVFNDRELDRLCCNMSRLECLESLTLELGSFLPNQLDHVELSFPMNLKKLCLARLCLPCSKMPLIEQLPNLEVLKLRCNC; this is encoded by the coding sequence ATGGAGATGGCCTCCAGGCCCTCCACTTGCGTCGATCGTGTCTTACTTGATCTAGAGTTGCTCATGAACAACTACAAACGCCATTATGTTGCTGTTCCCGATGTTGCAGATGCAATCAGGGACGTGAAATTCCTCAAAACATTTATTGTGTGTGCAAGAAAGTGGAGCCAAAGCAATGATTTGTACTTGGAATCTGATAATGTTGTTAAGAAGGTGAGTCTTCCATCCTTCCTATCTTGCATTGACGATACTGTTCACAAATATGAGGAGGACATTCACTCTCTTTCCCTTAGATCAGAAACTGAAGAAATGTCACATACTCTTGACGAACCACTGATCTCTAAATTCCGAAAACAGATCAAATCATTTAAGCAAGAAATCATCCAAGTGTACGTTATGTTGGTAAGCAGCAGGTCATTGCAGTCAAATTCTTGCAGGAGAGATGATGAATTAATGGAATTCATAGACCTCATTCTACAAAATCTAGCGGATTTGATGCCTTCCGATTCATTTCTTCGTGAGGAATCCCAAGTTAATAAATCTTCTCTTTCTGCTGCATTGAGGGCTGAATTGCAAGCCCTTGAAGTAAAGCTAACATTCTTGAAAAGCTTCATTCCCTTTGCCAAATTACGAGGAACTGTAGATATTCCTGCCTTGCTATTGTCTCACTTTGAGGTGGTGGCTTTGAACGCCGCGCGCCTCTCTTACATGTGCTCTTTTTCGGATGATGATCCTGAGAAAAGGTGGACGAATCGTAGGCTCTACTCCAAGATATATAAACAACAACGGAAGATCAGAGCTGTTGATTTTCAACTCTATGAGATTTATATGGAAGCTCTTGGAGGTACGAGATCCTCAAAATCTTTGCAGAGTACAATGATGGATAAGCAGATATTGATCAATTTCAATGATTCTCTGATAAGTTGTCTCTGGGAGCTATTATGCTGCAGCTCTAGCTTTATGGATTCTATGAAAGATAAAATGCAAACACTCTATGCAGGACTGAGATTCTTGAGGAGCATATTAAGGGAGCATTATGAGAAGAtggatgaagaaaatgaaaaaattggagCTCTTCTTAGTGAGGCAGGGATTATAATTTTTTTGCCTTCTCTAAACAGAGTGAAAGAAGGAGAAGTTAGCTGCTTAGAATCCAAAGATGCTCTTGTTTGTTATGATATGCTGGCTAATACCAACACCCATATCAAGCATTTTAAGGATAAGATCAGTGGCCCAAGCATTATAGATAGTCTTCCTAATTACTCTCATAGCTTAAGAGTACAAGAAGTTTGCAAGCCTTCCAGGCACATGCCATCTAAAGAAAATATACCAACAGTCCATGAAGTCATGGTTGGTCTTGATGATGAGGCAGAAAAAGTAATTGAACGACTTAGAAGCGGATCAGAACAGCTGGAATTTGTTCCCATTGTCGGAATGGCTGGGCTTGGTAAAACAACTTTAGCcaaaaaagtttacaatgataGTTCAATTATCTATAACTTCCACATTCGTCTTTGGTGTACTGTTTCTCAAGCATTTAACATGAAAAGCTTGTTAATGCAAATTTTGTGCTCTGATGGAAAACAGTCTAGCATGGATGAAGAGCTTAAAAACTTGAATGAACATGAATTGCTTCAAAAGCTCTATCAAAGGCTGAAGACGAAGAGCtatcttgttgtttttgatGATGTCTGGGACATTAAGGTATGGAATGAGCTGAGAATTTCATTCCCCGATGACAAGAAGAGAAGTAGAATCCTTTTCACGAGTCGATTTTCTAATGTGGCTTCACAGGTTCAATATGCTGGAGAACCTCACAATCTTCGCCCACTCCATGAGAAAGAATGTTTTGAATTATTGCAAAAGAAGGTGTTTGGAAAAGAAGATTGTCCTCAAGTATTGCGTGGAATTGGGATGGAGATTGCCAAAAAGTGTACGGGATTGCCACTTGCAGTTGTTGTTGTAGCTGGAGTCCTAGCAACTATAGAGCATGATATTTTGGTTTGGGAAGATTTTGCTAGAAGTTTAACTTCGACCATGGTGTCTAGTGCAGACCAGTGCAAAAAGTCATTGGAGCTCAGTTACGAGCATTTACCATATCACTTGAAGGCTTGCCTGTTGTACTTTGCTGCATTTCAAGAAGATGAAATAATTTATGCAAAAGATTTGATATGTCTATGGGTTGCAGAAGGTTTTGtagaaaaaattgaaggaaagagATCAGAGGACATTGCAGAAGAATATCTGATGGACCTGATTGGTCGCAATTTAGTTATGGCAAGTAAAAGCAGATCCATTGGTGGAGTCAAAACTTGTTACATTCACGATTTGATATTTGAGTTCTGTAAGACCgaggcaaaagaaaagaattttcttcAGGTCCTGCATGGATATGATGAGCTTTCTACCTTTGATGAGCCTCCCACCCCACCTCGGTTGTCCATTTGCTCCAGTGGGGAAGATTTTATAAGGTCAAGGCTATTTTGTCCACATTTAGGTACTCTGCTATTCTTTGATAGGATTCAAGGTTATGATTTTCAGTTGGTTAacgtttccttccttttttgcaTCTACAAACATCTTAAAGTTCTGAATTTAGAGCGCATTTACCTAAGTCTGACAAAGCTTCCAACTGAAGTCGAATCACTTCTTTTTTTGAGGTACTTAGCCCTTACAGCTTTGTGGATGAGATCCATTCCATCGTCTATCGCCAAGCTCTCACATTTAGAAACCTTTCGTCTAAGATCTTGTGAGATGGTTTTTTTGCCAAAAAGCGTTTGGAACATGAAGGAGTTGAGGCACGTACATGTTAGCGGGGGCTCTGTTGTTCTTCCTTTTGCTTCCAATGACAACGTTTTTGAAAACCACTCCACTTTACCCAATTTGGACACACTCTCCAGTCTGTGTCTTTATCTTGATCAAGAAGCAGAGAGCATATTGGAAAGGATTCCCAACATTCGCCAACTAAAAGTTTTCAATGATCGGGAACTAGATAGACTATGCTGCAACATGAGTCGACTAGAATGCCTAGAATCACTCACCTTGGAGCTGGGCTCCTTCTTACCAAATCAGCTGGATCATGTTGAGCTTTCTTTTCCcatgaatttgaaaaagttgTGTCTTGCCCGTCTGTGTCTTCCCTGTAGTAAAATGCCACTGATTGAACAACTACCCAATCTTGAGGTCCTCAAATTAAGATGTAATTGTTGA